The nucleotide window TCGGCTGGTCGAAGAAGACCGGAGCCTCACCCTGGGGCGCGACGAAAGGACGGGTGAGTTCCTGCTCACGGGTCTGGGACAGCTTCACATCGAAGTGGCGATCGACAAGCTCAAGCGCATGTTCGGCGTGGACGTCACGCTCAAGCCTCCGAAGGTTCCCTATCTGGAAACGATCCACGGACACGCAGAGCACGTAGAAGGAAAGCTGAAGAAGCAGTCGGGCGGCCGCGGCCAGTTCGGAGTGTGCTTTCTGTCGATCGAGCCGGGAGCGCGCGGTTCGGGCGTCACTTTCGCGGACGAGATCGTCGGTGGTTCGATTCCTCGCCAGTTCATTCCCGCGGTCGAAAAGGGCGTGCGCGAGACCTGCGAACGCGGCGTGGTCGCAGGGTACAAGCTGACTGACATCGTCGTCCGCTGTATCGATGGCAAGCACCATCCCGTCGACAGCTCCGAAATGGCGTTCAAGACGGCGGGTAGCGTGGGATTGAAGGCGGCCGTTGCGCAGTCCAAACCCGTCCTGCTCGAGCCGATCATGTCGATGGAGGTGTCGGTCCCGGATGAATCCGTGGGCGACGTCATGGGCAATCTGAACAGCCGTCGAGGCCGGGTCGAAGGGGTCGAATCCCGAGGGGCCGGCTCTGTGGTCAAGGCTCACGTGCCAATGTCCGAAGTGCTTTCGTACGCCTCGGATCTCACCAGCATGACGGGTGGCCAGGGTTCCTTCCACATGGAGTTTGACCACTACGACGAGGTTCCCTCCTCGATCCAGCAGAAGATCATCACCGAGGCTGCGAAAGAAGAAGAGGACTGATCGCCCAGCGCTGAACCGGCGCTTGGGCCGGAGGCAGCGTGAGCGCAGAACTAGAAGCGATCCTGGAAACCTTGGGGCCGGCGCAGCGTTTTGCGAACCCCTCCGCCTCGATCGATGCGCGCCTGATGGCGGCAGGTGGCGCACTGCCCCTGCCACCACCGCAGATCGCGACCGTTCTGTACCTGCTTACTCAGGATGAAGACGCGGGCGTCAAGGACAAGGCAACCCGCAGCCTCGAGGGACTTCCCGCCCCCGTGATCGACGGCGCCCTGAGCGGTCCGCTTCACCCGGCTCCCCTGGCGTATTTCGCCGAGAAGTTTTGCGACAGCGAGTCTCGGGTCGAGAAGATCGCGCTCAACGCGGCCACCTCCGACGAGACTTTCTGTTTTCTGGCGGGCCTGCCGTTCCCGCGCATCATCGACATCGTGGCGAACAACCAGGTACGTCTGATGCGCTGCCCCGCCCTGGTCGAAGCACTCGGCGAAAACTCCCTGGCGAGTCAGGCCACGATCGACCGAGTACTGCAGTTCCTGGGCATCGAACGCGGCGAGAACGAGATTGCCCCGCCGCAATCCGGTGACATTCCCGAGCCGCCACCGCCAGTGGACGTCAGTACGGGCACGGCCATCGACCTCGAAGACCCCAGCGATCTACCGCCCGAACTCAGCGAAGAAAACGCTTCGGAAGAGGAACTGTCGGAATCAGAAGCGGAAGAACTCTCCCAGAGCCTGCTGTCTCGCGTGGCCGAGATGAACGTCATGGAGAAGGTGAAGCTCGCCCGCTTCAGCAATGGGGAGGCGCGCGCCATCTTGATCCGGGATCGCAACAAGATCGTCGCTACGGCCGCCATTCGCTCCCCGAAGATCCAGGAGAGCGAAGTCTCTTCCTTCGCGAAAAGCCGCAATATCTCCGAAGACGTATTGCGCATCATCGCCAACAATCGCGAATGGACCCGCGTCTACGACATCAAGCTCTCACTGACGACGAATCCGAAAGCCCCTCAGGCAACGGCAATCAAGTTCCTCAACTACTTGACCGATCGAGACTTGATGACGGTGATGCGCAGCAAAGAACTCCCGGGTCCGATTTCGCAACAGGCCCGTCGCATCCTGTCTCGAAAAGGGAAGATCTGACATGGGCATGCTGAATCGCGAAACTCGAGAGATCCACGCGAAAATTGTCTACTACGGCCCTGCCGGATCGGGCAAGACGGCGAACATCGAGTTCATCGATCGAAAGCTCAAGAAGGAGTATCGGGGTGAACTCAAGGTCTCGCAGGTACGAGACGGCGGAGGTCAGTACGAGTTCCTGCCGATCACCCTCGGCTCCGTTCGCGGCTATCAGACTTCCATCCACATCTACACCGTGCCCGGAGGGGATGACTATGCAGAGATGCGGCGTCAAATCCTGGACGGTGCCGACGGTGTGGTTTTCGTCGCTGATCTGCGTCCTGAACGACATGACGAAGTCTTGCCCGCACTCGCCGAATTGCAGGAGAATCTTGCGAGCTATGACCGCAGCTTTGACGATGTGATCTTCGTGATGCAATACAACCGACGCGATCAGGCCGACGAGAACGCGGTAGAGGCGTTGCATCGCCGCATCAAGCTGAACCCCACTGCGAGCTTCGAAACCGTCGCCAGCACAGGGACGGGCGTACTCAACACGCTCACGACTCTCTCCAAGCAGATCATCTCGAAGATCCGACAGCGCGCAGATGCCGAAGACGCAGGAGTCGCCATCCAGCCAGATCCTGCGCCGGAAGCCTCACCTGCAGCGCCGGTCGCCACGCCTGCAGCCATCGAAGCGCCTCCCGTGACTGCGCCCGCAGCGGCCAGTGACGCGACCCATGACGCGGCCTTGCCCGAATCGGGCGGATTCAGTGTCGAAGCAACCGGAGCGCCGAAACGCAGCCCGGACGGCGCTATCATGATTCCCGTGCGACTCATCGAGGAATCATCGGGACGGCGCGTCGAGCTCAACCTGCGGGTGAGCATCGACGGCTCCTAGGATCTGCTGCCTTGCGCAAGCGGATCGCCATCGCCGGACACTCTGACGAGGGCCTCGGCCTGATTCCGCTTCTCGAGGCCAACCCGGACGTCGAGATATGCGCGATCCTCAGCGACGATCGCGAAGCTGCGATGCGCGCACTGAGTCGCACCGCCCCGGCACTCGAAGAAAGCTTCGCCGACAAGATCACGATCGACGCGCAATCCGTGCTTCGCACGCCCGGCCTGGTTGCGTTCATCGATTGCGATATGAGCGGCCCGCTGCGCGAAATCCTGGCGATTGCACCGGAACGCGGCGTTCAGGTCACCACGCCGATGATCGCCAAACTGCTCTACGCGTTTGGCCCCGTCGACGGAACTCGCAAACCCGATCTCCTAAAGGCGCTCTCGGAGATTCTCGAGTCCTATAACCTGACCGTCGATCGCTCTGGACTGCTCAATCGGATCCTTCAGATCGCCGTAGGTGCCACCGGCGCCGATCGCGGCTCGCTGATGCTTTACGATTCAGAGATCGAACGCTTGCGCGTAGTGGTGGCCATCGGACTCGAGCGCGAACTTCTGCCGAAGATCCAGGTCTCACCCGGTGAAGGGATTGCAGGTCGCGCCTTCGAAGATCGTCAGGCGATCCTGGTACGGGGACGCGCCGATCACGAACGCTATCGCATCGCGCGCGAGCGCTCCGACGTAGAGTCCGCGATTTCGGTGCCGCTGATCCATGACGATCAGGCCATCGGCGTGTTGAATCTGTCGCATAGTCAACTGCGAAGTGCCTTCCGCGAAGAGGATCTCGATTTCGTCACTAAACTCGCGGCCGTCGATGCGCGCATCATCGCGCGCACAGAGGAATACCACCGCCTACTCGGTGATTCGGCTCGCTTGCGCGCGCAGGCGCACGTAAGGGAAATCCTTGCGGGAAGTTCTCCCCTCCCCCAGCGCTTGTCGGCCATCTGCAAACACGTGGCCGGAGAACTCAGCGGAGGCATCTGCCACGTCTATCTGCTCGAACCGGAACTCCAGGTCTTGCACCTGCGCGGCTCGTCCACCTCGCTGGACCCACTCGCCCCTCCGATCGAGCTACCCATCGACGGTGGAATCCACGGTTGGGTGGCTCGCCATCGCCAGCCCGTCGTGCTTTCGCAAAAGTTCGAAGATATGCGAGCGTGTTTTGCAGTCTTGCCTCTACTGGGCCGCGATGATCTGCTCGGCCTCCTGAGCTTCGAAGGTGCCATTCAGGAAGAACCTCCAGAGATCCTGAAGGTGACGATGGCCGCAGTCGCCGAAGCGCTCGGCTCCGAACTCGGCGATGCACTGCGCGCGCTCAGACTCGAAAGAGAAGCGAACAGGACGGCCGCCATGACCGAGCTGGCGGCGCGTATGGGTTCCGCTCGAGATTCGGCAGAGCTTCATCGCTCGATCACGTCTTCGGCCGCGGTCGTACTCGATGCCGAACACTCCATCCTTCGCCTCCACGACTCCTCGACGGGGCGCTATCAGATTCGTTCCTACTTCGGCTCGGCGGAACCCGATTCGCAGGGCCCGCTCTTCGAGTTTGAAAAGCAACTCTCGATCAGCGCAATCAGCTCGCGGGCTCCGGTACGCGTGATCAACGTCAGCGCCCGCAGCGATCTTCCGACGCAGAACATCGACGTACAGAGCGCGTTGATCGTGCCACTGATCCGCGACGGGCGGGTGCAGGGTACACTGTCGGCACTGGGCAGGGCCGACGCCCATCCCCTTTCGGGAAGGAGCTTTCTCGAGTCCGACTGCAATCTGCTCGGGCGCTTCGCCGAACACGTGCAACAGGCGTTAGACCAGGTTCAAGAGAGAGAGTGGAGTCGTCACAATCTGCGATTCGACGAACTGACCGGCCTACCCAATTCCGCGCATCTGACCGAGCGCATCGATGAGGAGATCGCACGCAGCACGGGACGCGATCGAGTCTTCGCACTGATCCGCCTGGAGATCTCTGGACTTCGGGAACTTCTGATCGAGCAACGCGAAACGGAAGCCGATCGGCTCGTGCTTTCGATCGCCCAGGAACTGAGGGCTCAACTGCGAGAGTTCGACATCGTGGCACGAACGGCGCCGGATACCTTTGAAGTCCTGATCCCGGAACCCGGCGAAGAAGTCAGCGCACTACTCGGCCCACTGGCCCGGCGAGCCCGTGAAGCCATGCGCCGGGAACCCGACCCGAATCTGGTTGACCGCCTCGACCTCGAATTCGGCTATGCGATCTTCCCCGAGGACGCCCAGACGGCGCGCGGCATTCAGCTTCTGGCCGCCAAACCGCGAGTCAAGATCGAACGCGAGAACTGATCAGGCTTTCGCCTGGTGGGCCCAGGGCTTGTCGACGGCCGTCACTCCCAGCGCATCGGCAACGCCACGCAGCGTGACATCGCCGCGATAACAATTCACGCCGCGGCCCAGGGATGCATCTCCGCGCAGCGCCTCTTCTACTCCGCGATCGGCGAGTGCTTGCAGGTACGGGAAAGTCGCGTTGTTGAGCGCAAGCGTCGAAGTGCGAGGCACGGCGCCGGGCATATTGGGTACGCCGTAGTGGGTCACCCGATCAACCTCGTAGATCGGATCGGAGTGGGAGGTCGAACGAATCGTCTCGACGCATCCTCCCTGGTCGACGGCCACGTCGACGATCACCGAACCATCCAGCATCTGCGAAACCATCCTGCGATCCACGAGCACCGGCGCACGCGCACCTGGCTTCAGGACCGCACCGATCACGATATCAGCGGCCAATACCGATTGCTCCAGGTTCACGATGTTCGAGTACAGCGTATTGATGCTGCCGTGGTAGATATCGTACAGGTGAGAGAGACGGCGCTGGTCGATGTCGAGCACGGA belongs to bacterium and includes:
- a CDS encoding GAF domain-containing protein: MRKRIAIAGHSDEGLGLIPLLEANPDVEICAILSDDREAAMRALSRTAPALEESFADKITIDAQSVLRTPGLVAFIDCDMSGPLREILAIAPERGVQVTTPMIAKLLYAFGPVDGTRKPDLLKALSEILESYNLTVDRSGLLNRILQIAVGATGADRGSLMLYDSEIERLRVVVAIGLERELLPKIQVSPGEGIAGRAFEDRQAILVRGRADHERYRIARERSDVESAISVPLIHDDQAIGVLNLSHSQLRSAFREEDLDFVTKLAAVDARIIARTEEYHRLLGDSARLRAQAHVREILAGSSPLPQRLSAICKHVAGELSGGICHVYLLEPELQVLHLRGSSTSLDPLAPPIELPIDGGIHGWVARHRQPVVLSQKFEDMRACFAVLPLLGRDDLLGLLSFEGAIQEEPPEILKVTMAAVAEALGSELGDALRALRLEREANRTAAMTELAARMGSARDSAELHRSITSSAAVVLDAEHSILRLHDSSTGRYQIRSYFGSAEPDSQGPLFEFEKQLSISAISSRAPVRVINVSARSDLPTQNIDVQSALIVPLIRDGRVQGTLSALGRADAHPLSGRSFLESDCNLLGRFAEHVQQALDQVQEREWSRHNLRFDELTGLPNSAHLTERIDEEIARSTGRDRVFALIRLEISGLRELLIEQRETEADRLVLSIAQELRAQLREFDIVARTAPDTFEVLIPEPGEEVSALLGPLARRAREAMRREPDPNLVDRLDLEFGYAIFPEDAQTARGIQLLAAKPRVKIEREN
- a CDS encoding GTPase domain-containing protein, coding for MGMLNRETREIHAKIVYYGPAGSGKTANIEFIDRKLKKEYRGELKVSQVRDGGGQYEFLPITLGSVRGYQTSIHIYTVPGGDDYAEMRRQILDGADGVVFVADLRPERHDEVLPALAELQENLASYDRSFDDVIFVMQYNRRDQADENAVEALHRRIKLNPTASFETVASTGTGVLNTLTTLSKQIISKIRQRADAEDAGVAIQPDPAPEASPAAPVATPAAIEAPPVTAPAAASDATHDAALPESGGFSVEATGAPKRSPDGAIMIPVRLIEESSGRRVELNLRVSIDGS